From the genome of Papaver somniferum cultivar HN1 chromosome 2, ASM357369v1, whole genome shotgun sequence, one region includes:
- the LOC113349089 gene encoding rop guanine nucleotide exchange factor 9-like gives MVLRAHEHEKRAAKKWKSFSAKVILEIKRKNGNCSSKHKQVHNYSESEENYCTLDYTDSDKNQNYCLINYCGLKVDDNSKIPKVEKPPAGKFRETKEDPKKMKPDKISDAEMIKERFAKLLLGEDMSGGGKGVSSALALSNAITNLAASVFGEQYRLEPMSAERKARWRKEIEWLLSVSDHIVEFVPSQQTSKEGVNMEIMVTRQRTDLHMNIPALRKLDAMLLDYLDNFKDQNEFWYVSRDAEDAEKRKDDKWWLPTVKVPPEGLSDVSRKWLLFQKESVNQVLKAALAINAQVLAEMEVPEDYIDSLPKNGRASLGDSIYRSITEEYFDPDEFLSTLDLSTEHKILDLKNRIEASVTIWKRKMIHKDQKSSWGSAVSLEKRELFEERAESILVLLKQRFPGIPQSSLDISKIQYNQDVGQSILESYSRVLESLAYTVTSRINDVLYADSLTQNPALAISKRMLSMDTTPKALGLVKFSEEEIEKVNSTEIPSPMTLLDFIDWSAEQSDKTPKKNEELDNLEEFLNGKGVTKPATINVLTKKASYVDSLGRLSNPKFVI, from the exons ATGGTATTAAGAGCACATGAGCATGAAAAACGAGCCGCGAAGAAGTGGAAATCGTTTTCAGCAAAAGTGATATTAGAGATTAAAAGGAAAAACGGCAATTGTAGTAGTAAGCATAAACAAGTTCATAATTATTCTGAGTCTGAAGAGAATTACTGTACACTTGATTACACAGATTCTGATAAAAATCAGAATTATTGTCTCATTAATTATTGTGGTCTTAAAGTGGATGATAATAGTAAAATTCCTAAAGTAGAAAAACCTCCAGCTGGTAAATTTCGTGAGACCAAAGAAGATCCCAAGAAGATGAAGCCTGACAAAATTTCAG ATGCGGAAATGATCAAGGAAAGGTTCGCCAAGTTGTTATTAGGCGAAGATATGTCCGGTGGTGGAAAAGGAGTTTCGTCGGCTCTGGCCTTGTCAAATGCTATTACCAATCTGGCAG CTTCTGTATTCGGCGAGCAATATCGGTTAGAACCTATGTCAGCTGAAAGGAAAGCAAGGTGGAGAAAAGAAATTGAGTGGCTTTTATCGGTATCCGATCACATTGTTGAATTTGTACCTTCTCAGCAGACATCCAAAGAAGGTGTAAACATGGAG ATAATGGTGACACGGCAACGAACCGATTTGCACATGAATATTCCTGCTCTTCGTAAGCTTGACGCCATGCTGCTT GACTATTTGGATAATTTTAAAGATCAGAATGAATTCTGGTATGTGTCTAGGGATGCCGAGGACGCTGAGAAAAGAAAAGACGATAAGTGGTGGTTACCAACGGTAAAAGTACCGCCAGAAGGGCTATCAGATGTCTCAAGAAAGTGGCTTCTTTTTCAAAAGGAATCAGTGAATCAAGTACTCAAAGCAGCCTTGGCTATTAATGCTCAAGTTCTTGCAGAAATGGAAGTTCCAGAGGACTACATTGATTCTCTTCCAAAG AACGGAAGAGCAAGTCTTGGTGATTCGATTTATCGGAGTATCACTGAGGAATATTTCGATCCCGACGAATTCCTGTCTACACTAGACTTATCTACGGAGCACAAGATTTTAGACTTGAAGAACAGGATAGAGGCATCCGTCACAATATGGAAAAGGAAGATGATTCACAAAGATCAGAAATCTTCTTGGGGTTCTGCGGTTAGTCTGGAGAAACGCGAGCTCTTTGAAGAGAGAGCAGAAAGCATTCTAGTTCTCCTCAAACAAAGATTTCCTGGCATACCTCAGTCCTCTCTCGACATTAGCAAAATTCAATACAACCAG GATGTAGGACAGTCAATTCTAGAGAGCTATTCAAGGGTGCTAGAAAGTTTGGCATATACCGTTACGTCGAGAATCAATGATGTTCTTTATGCTGATTCGTTAACGCAAAATCCAGCGTTAGCTATATCGAAAAGAATGCTTTCAATGGATACTACACCGAAAGCGCTAGGACTAGTGAAATTCTCTGAAGAAGAGATTGAGAAAGTGAATTCAACGGAAATACCTTCTCCCATGACACTACTAGATTTCATTGACTGGAGCGCCGAACAAAGCGATAAAACACCAAAGAAAAACGAAGAATTGGATAATCTAGAAGAGTTCTTGAATGGTAAAGGGGTGACAAAACCTGCGACTATCAATGTACTCACTAAGAAGGCTTCTTATGTTGACAGCTTGGGGCGCCTGTCCAACCCCAAATTCGTGATCTAG